A region of the Paracoccaceae bacterium genome:
GTGTCGAGAATGTCTATGCGATGGCCGAGGTCATCCGCCGCATGAAGGGTGGCGCGGCGGTGGTGATGGGGGCGCTGTCGCCCCGCACGCGCAATGCGCAGGTCGACCTGTACCAGAACGGCGAGGTGGATTACCTGGTCGCCACCGATGCCATCGGCATGGGCCTGAACCTTGACATCCGGCATGTCGCCTTTTCGGCGACGGACAAGTTCGACGGGCGCCGGATGCGCCCGCTGTTCCCCCATGAGATGGGCCAGATCGCGGGCCGGGCAGGGCGCCACCTGACGCCGGGAACCTTCGGGGTGACGGGCGAGGCGGGGCTGCTGGACGACGAACTGATCGAGGCCATCGAGAATCACCGGTTCGCGCCGGTCCGGCGGCTGTTCTGGCGCAACGGCGAACTGGACTTCGGCACGGCCGCGCGGCTGGTGGCCAGCCTGGAGGCGCCGACGGCCAACGAATGGCTGATCAGGGCCCGCGAGGCCGATGACCAGATCGCGCTGAAGACGCTGATGGAGATGCCCGAGGTGGCGGCCCGGCTGACCGGCCCGCAGGCGGTGCGGCGGCTCTGGGATGTGTGCCGGGTGCCCGATTTCCGCGGGCTGGGCACCCATGACCATGCGACGCTGCTGGCGCGTCTGTTCGGCTTCCTGTCGGACGGGCAGATCCCCTCGGACTGGATCGCCACCGCCATCGCCCGCATCGACCGCACCGATGGCGACATCGACACGCTGTCGAAACGGCTCGCCTTCATCCGCACCTGGACCTACGTGGCGCAACGCGCGGGCTGGGTCGCCGATGAACCCCATTGGCGCGGCGAGACCCGCGCGGTAGAAGACCGCCTGTCGGATGCGCTCCACGCCGCACTGACCCGCGCATTCGTGGACCGGCGCACATCCGTGCTTTTGCGCCGGTTGAAGCAGAAGGAGAGCCTTGTGGCCGAGGTGAATGACAAGGGCGAGGTGACCGTCGAGGGGCAGCCCGCCGGACGGCTGGAGGGTTTCCGCTTCCGGCAGGATGCGACGGGATCGCCCGACGAGGCGCGCGTGCTGCGCCAGGCGGCCGAACAGGCCCTGCGCCCCGAGTTCCACCTGCGGGCGGACCGGTTCTACAACGCGCCGGACACCGAACTGGACTATACCGAACAGGGCGGGCTGATGTGGGGCACCACGGCGGTCGGCAAGCTGGTCAAGGGGGGCGATGCGCTGCGCCCGGCCGTCGAACCCTTCGTCGATGACGAGGCGGGCCCCGACGTGGCCGAAAAGGTGCGCCGCCGCCTGCAGCATTTCATCGACCGCAAGGTCGCGTCGCTGTTCGAGCCGCTGCTGGCGCTGCAGAAGGACGAGGCGGTGACCGGACTGGCGCGGGGCGTCGCGTTCCGCCTGGTCGAGGCGATGGGGGTGCTGCCGCGCGCCGATGTGGCCGAGGATGTCAAGGCGCTCGACCAGGAGGCGCGGGCGGCACTGCGCAAGAATGGCGTGCGGTTCGGGCAGTACACGATCTTCCAGCAGGCCCTGCTGAAACCGGCACCGACGCGGCTGCGGCTGGTGCTGTGGTCGCTGTGGGCTGGGCTGTCCGAGTTTCCGGAAAGCCCGCCGCCTGGCCTGGTGACCATTCCGAACCTCCGCGAGGTGCCGCGCGGGCACTACACGCTGTCGGGCTATCATCCGGCGGGCGCGCGGGCGATCCGCATCGACATGCTGGAACGGCTGGCCGACCTGCTGCGGGCCAAGGACAGCCGCGCGGGATTCGAGGCGATGCCCGAAATGCTGTCGATCACCGGCATGACGATGGACCAGTTCGCCGACCTGATGGGGGGGCTCGGATATCGCGCCGAGAAGGCCGAGCGGCCCAAGGTCAGGCCCGAGGCGGCTGCGGCGGCGACCGGACTCCCGGCCACCGAGGCGCCCGCCGAAGCAGGGGCAGCCGACGTGCCGCCGGATGCCGCACCGGCCGAACCCGCCCAGCCTGCGGCGCCCGAGGCCGCGTCGGAGGGGCCACAGGCGGCTGCCGTGGAAGAACCAGAGGCGGCGGCCCCGGTCGAGATGGAAGCGTTCTACACCTTCACCTGGGCACCGCGCCCGCGCGGCGACGCGCGCCGGGGCGGCCAGGGCCGGGGGCAGGGCGAGGGTGCAGAGGGTGGCACCGGCGGCGGCGGCAACCGCGGCCGTGGCGACCGTCCGCGTGGCGACCGGAAGCCGCAGGGCGGCCGTCCGCCCCGGGGCGACGCCGCCCCGGCGCCACAGCCTGCGGCGGCCGAGGCAGGCCCCGCCGAACCCGCAGCCCGCCCCGAGGGCGAAGGGGGCCGCGGTCCGCGCCACCAGCACGGCGGCAAGCCGCATGGCGGCGGCCAAGGCAAGCATGGCGGGAAACCGGGCGGCAAGGGCGGCAAGCCGGACCACCGCCCGCGCGACGGCCGGCCGAAGGTGCACGAGGCGCGCCCGCCGCGCCCCGAAAAGCCCATCGACCCCGACAATCCCTTTGCCGTGCTGGCCGCGCTGAAGGGGCGGCTGTGACACCGCGGCTGCCGGCCTGACGGCACAATGGCGGCCCCGCCCCCCGGCGACGCCCCGCGCGCAACGCTGCGCATCGACAAGTGGCTGTTTCACGCACGGTTCTTCCGTGCGCGCGGCGCGGCCACCGCAATGATCGAGGGCGGTACCGCGCGGGTCAACGGGCAGCGCATCGGCAAGCCCGCGCATGGCGTTGCGCCGGGCGATGTGCTGACCTTCCCGCAGGGCGGGCGCATCCGGGTGGTGCGGATTCTTGCGCTCGGTGACCGGCGCGGCCCGGCGCCCGAGGCGCAGGCGCTTTATGCCGATCTCGATTCGGGCGATGCTGAGGGCCCCGGCCCGCTTGAATGATCTGCCGTGCCGGGCTAGCTAGGCGCGTGCCACACCCAGGGACACCCGACCCATGACCTATGTCGTCACCGACAACTGCATCGCCTGCAAGTACACCGACTGCGTCGAGGTATGTCCGGTCGATTGCTTCTACGAGGGTGAGAACATGCTGGTCATCCACCCGGACGAGTGCATCGACTGCGGCGTGTGCGAGCCGGAGTGCCCGGCCGACGCGATCCGCCCCGACACCGAGCCGGACATGGAGAAATGGGTCGAGTTCAACCGGAAGTATTCGACGATGTGGCCGGTTATCGTGACCCGCAAGGATCCGCTGCCCGAGGCGACCGAGCGGGACGGCGAAACCGGCAAGCTGGACAAGTACTTCTCGCCCGCCGCCGGCGAGGGCGGCTGAGCGGGCGCCGAATCGGCTGACGCTGCGTCAAGCGCGGTGTCCGGCGGGTTCGCGCGAATCTGTGAATGATTCCAATAGGGCTGCGGCATGCCTGCGGCGTGGGCGCCCGTTGGATTTGCGGCTTTTTTGTGCTATACAACAGTTACAAAGAAGCATGGGAGCCTGCCGCCTGGCCCGGGACTGCCACCCTGGGCCGGGTTCATCTGTGACAAATGACCGTCATCATCGCGGATGCCACGCCGCGGTCGGTGGCGTGTCGCCGGTGATGGGCATGCAAACCGACCGAGGAAGCGCACCGAATGACCAAGACCCGTAAGCCTGATTTCCGTCCGAACGAGTTCGTCGTGTATCCCGCGCATGGCGTGGGCCGGATCATTTCCATCGAAGAGCAGGAGATCGCGGGCTTCAAGCTCGAACTCTTCGTCATCACCTTCGAGAAGGACAAGATGACCCTGCGCGTGCCCACCCACAAGGCGACCGAGATCGGGATGCGCCCGCTGTCGGCGCCCGATGTGGTGACCAAGGCTCTGGACACGCTGAAGGGAAAGGCCAAGGTCAAGCGGGCCATGTGGTCGCGCCGGGCGCAGGAATACGAGCAGAAGATCAACTCGGGCGACCTGCTGTCGATTGCCGAGGTGGTGCGCGACCTGCACCGCGCCGACGACCAGCGGGAACAGAGCTATTCCGAGCGCCAGCTTTACGAGGCCGCGCTGGAACGCCTGACGCGCGAGGTTGCGGCGGTGTCGAACCTGGACGAGAAGGGCGCGCAGAAGGCGGTGGACGAGGTTCTGCTGACCCGCGCGGCCTGACCCATCCTGCGGCGTGCAAAGGACGGCGGTCCCCCCGGGGGGCCGCCGTTTCCGTTCGGGCCTAGCGCGTCCAGGCCGCGGCAAGCGCCAGTACCGCCGCCTCGGTCACCTGCTGCGCCGCGCCGAGGATGTCGCCGGTCTGGCCGCCGATGCGGGCCCGCGCCGTCCAGGCCACCAGCATCGCGGGAACCGCCCCTGCCATGGCGACCGCCGCCACCACGGGGCCAAGCGCGACAAGGCCGATCGCGATGGCGACCCCGGCGCAGGCCCAGGCGGTGCCCGCCGGGGGCCTGCCGGTGGCATGCGAGAACCCCGCGCCCCGCGCGTTCGGCAGCGCGGCCATGATCGCCGCCATCGGCGCGCGCGACAGGGCCCCCGCCGCCACGCATGCCGCCAGCAGCCCGCCGCCTTCGGCGAGGGCGGCAAGCGCCGACCAGCGGGCCAGCGTGACCAGCGACAGTGCGATCACCCCGAAACTGCCCACCCGGCTGTCCTTCATGATCGCGAGGCGGCGCGCGGGATCGCGGGCGCCGAACAGGCCGTCGGCGGTATCGGCCAGCCCGTCCTCGTGCAGGGCGCCGGTGGTCAGCACCAGAACCAGCAGCACGCAGACCGCCGCCACGCCCGGCGGCAGGCCCGCCGCCATCGCCGCCTGGCCCGCCAGCCCGGCCAGCAGCCCCAGGCCCGCGCCGATCACCGGCCAGGCCCAGGCAGAGGCTGCGCCGCGCGGGCGGTGGGCGGGGACCGGCAGGCGCGTCAGCAGCGCGGCGGCCTCGGCCAGATCGGACAGGACGCGGTGCATCATTGCGGGGTCGCTTTCGGGCTGGCCATCGTGGTCTGCCGTGGGTAGCCAAGTGCCAGGCATTCGGCAACGGAGAACGCGCATGGCCCCGCTTACCTCGCTCCAGTCCTTTCGCGCGACGCTGGCGGGGGCGCCCGGGCCTGACGCCGGTGCGATCGCGGCGGCGCAGAACCGGCAGGGACAGTTGACGAAACCCCCCGGTTCACTGGGCCGGCTGGAGGATCTGGCGGTCTGGTACGCCGGCTGGCGCGGTGAGGCGCGCCCCGTGCTGGCCCGGCCGCAGGTCGTGATATTCGCGGGGAATCATGGGGTTGCCGCGCGGGGTGTCAGCGCCTTTCCGGCCGCTGTCACGGCGCAGATGGTGGCGAACTTCGAGGCCGGGGGGGCCGCGATCAACCAGTTGTCGCGCGTCGCCGGTGCGGCGATGTCGGTGGTGGCACTGGATCTGGACCGCCCGACCGCCGATTTCACCGAGGGCGCCGCGATGTCGGTGCGCGAAGTGATGCAGGCCCTGGCCGCAGGCTGGGAAGCCGTCGATCCCGCCGCCGATCTGCTGGTGGTGGGCGAGATGGGCATCGGCAACACCACGTCGGCCGCCGCGATTGCCTGCGCGCTCTATGGCGGCGACCCGGCGCAATGGGTCGGGCGGGGCACCGGGGTGGACGATGCCGGACTGGCCCGCAAGACCGAAGCCGTGGCGGCAGGTGTTGCGCGGCATGGCGGAGCCGATGCCGGGGTGCCGCCGCTGGAAACGCTGCGCTGCCTCGGCGGGCGCGAGATCGCCGCCATGGCGGGCGCCATCGCCCGGGCCCGGGTCGAGCGGATCCCGGTGATCCTGGACGGTTTCATCACCTGCGCGGCCGCCGCCGTGCTGCATGAGGCGGTGCCGGGCTGCCTGGACCATGCGGTCGCCGGGCATGTCTCGGCC
Encoded here:
- a CDS encoding CarD family transcriptional regulator is translated as MTKTRKPDFRPNEFVVYPAHGVGRIISIEEQEIAGFKLELFVITFEKDKMTLRVPTHKATEIGMRPLSAPDVVTKALDTLKGKAKVKRAMWSRRAQEYEQKINSGDLLSIAEVVRDLHRADDQREQSYSERQLYEAALERLTREVAAVSNLDEKGAQKAVDEVLLTRAA
- the cobS gene encoding adenosylcobinamide-GDP ribazoletransferase; translation: MMHRVLSDLAEAAALLTRLPVPAHRPRGAASAWAWPVIGAGLGLLAGLAGQAAMAAGLPPGVAAVCVLLVLVLTTGALHEDGLADTADGLFGARDPARRLAIMKDSRVGSFGVIALSLVTLARWSALAALAEGGGLLAACVAAGALSRAPMAAIMAALPNARGAGFSHATGRPPAGTAWACAGVAIAIGLVALGPVVAAVAMAGAVPAMLVAWTARARIGGQTGDILGAAQQVTEAAVLALAAAWTR
- a CDS encoding ferredoxin family protein — translated: MTYVVTDNCIACKYTDCVEVCPVDCFYEGENMLVIHPDECIDCGVCEPECPADAIRPDTEPDMEKWVEFNRKYSTMWPVIVTRKDPLPEATERDGETGKLDKYFSPAAGEGG
- a CDS encoding RNA-binding S4 domain-containing protein, translating into MAAPPPGDAPRATLRIDKWLFHARFFRARGAATAMIEGGTARVNGQRIGKPAHGVAPGDVLTFPQGGRIRVVRILALGDRRGPAPEAQALYADLDSGDAEGPGPLE
- the cobT gene encoding nicotinate-nucleotide--dimethylbenzimidazole phosphoribosyltransferase, whose amino-acid sequence is MAPLTSLQSFRATLAGAPGPDAGAIAAAQNRQGQLTKPPGSLGRLEDLAVWYAGWRGEARPVLARPQVVIFAGNHGVAARGVSAFPAAVTAQMVANFEAGGAAINQLSRVAGAAMSVVALDLDRPTADFTEGAAMSVREVMQALAAGWEAVDPAADLLVVGEMGIGNTTSAAAIACALYGGDPAQWVGRGTGVDDAGLARKTEAVAAGVARHGGADAGVPPLETLRCLGGREIAAMAGAIARARVERIPVILDGFITCAAAAVLHEAVPGCLDHAVAGHVSAEAAHGALLSMLGKEPLLDLGLRLGEGSGAALAMAVMRAAVECHAGMATFAEAGVSGG
- a CDS encoding helicase; protein product: MLTPSRVTAVLGPTNTGKTHYAIERMLGHRTGVIGLPLRLLAREVYDRIVKARGPSVAALVTGEERIVGERAAYWVCTVEAMPVDIGADFLAVDEIQLCADPDRGHIFTDRLLNARGLVETMFLGSEAMRGAIAALVPHVQFMRRERFSTLSWSGSKKISRMPARSAIVGFSVENVYAMAEVIRRMKGGAAVVMGALSPRTRNAQVDLYQNGEVDYLVATDAIGMGLNLDIRHVAFSATDKFDGRRMRPLFPHEMGQIAGRAGRHLTPGTFGVTGEAGLLDDELIEAIENHRFAPVRRLFWRNGELDFGTAARLVASLEAPTANEWLIRAREADDQIALKTLMEMPEVAARLTGPQAVRRLWDVCRVPDFRGLGTHDHATLLARLFGFLSDGQIPSDWIATAIARIDRTDGDIDTLSKRLAFIRTWTYVAQRAGWVADEPHWRGETRAVEDRLSDALHAALTRAFVDRRTSVLLRRLKQKESLVAEVNDKGEVTVEGQPAGRLEGFRFRQDATGSPDEARVLRQAAEQALRPEFHLRADRFYNAPDTELDYTEQGGLMWGTTAVGKLVKGGDALRPAVEPFVDDEAGPDVAEKVRRRLQHFIDRKVASLFEPLLALQKDEAVTGLARGVAFRLVEAMGVLPRADVAEDVKALDQEARAALRKNGVRFGQYTIFQQALLKPAPTRLRLVLWSLWAGLSEFPESPPPGLVTIPNLREVPRGHYTLSGYHPAGARAIRIDMLERLADLLRAKDSRAGFEAMPEMLSITGMTMDQFADLMGGLGYRAEKAERPKVRPEAAAAATGLPATEAPAEAGAADVPPDAAPAEPAQPAAPEAASEGPQAAAVEEPEAAAPVEMEAFYTFTWAPRPRGDARRGGQGRGQGEGAEGGTGGGGNRGRGDRPRGDRKPQGGRPPRGDAAPAPQPAAAEAGPAEPAARPEGEGGRGPRHQHGGKPHGGGQGKHGGKPGGKGGKPDHRPRDGRPKVHEARPPRPEKPIDPDNPFAVLAALKGRL